One segment of Chelonia mydas isolate rCheMyd1 chromosome 13, rCheMyd1.pri.v2, whole genome shotgun sequence DNA contains the following:
- the LOC102947187 gene encoding olfactory receptor 1020-like — MGNQTAITEFILLGFRDLPELQTLLFLLFLVIYVLTMAGNLLIVVLVVADQHLHIPMYFFLGNLSCLETCYTSNILPRMLASFLTGDRTISFNGCLTQYYFFGCLAAAECFLLAAMSYDRYLAICKPLHYGALMNGRLCLQLATVSWVSGFLSNTILTYFISNLIFCGPNEIGHFFCDSFPMMKLSCSDTHLTGLLTSIVACICSLPPFLLTMTSYIYIITSILRIPSSTGRKKTFSTCSSHLIVVTIFYGSILIVYVLPHSNRLKDFNKVFSVFYTILTPMVNPLIYSLRNKEVKEALRKAFNKCMDFKTLQKIQIASS; from the coding sequence ATGGGAAACCAAACAGCCATCACAGAATTCATCCTCTTGGGGTTCCGGGATCTCCCTGAGCTGCAGacccttctcttcctgctgtttcTAGTGATCTATGTTTTGACCATGGCTGGGAACCTCCTCATTGTTGTACTAGTTGTGgctgatcagcaccttcacatccccatgtacttcttcctggggaacttgtcctgcttggagacctgctacacTTCCAACATCCTGCCCAGGATGTTGGCCAGTTTCCTGACAGGGGACAGAACCATTTCATTCAATGGGTGTCTCACACAATATTATTTTTTTGGATGCTTAGCAGCTGCAGAATGTTTTCTCCTAGCAGCCATGTCTTATGATCGGTACCTAGCGATATGCAAACCCCTGCATTATGGAGCCCTCATGAATGGGAGGCTTTGCCTCCAGCTAGCTACAGTGTCTTGGGTAAGTGGCTTTCTGTCTAATACTATATTAACATATTTTATCTCAAACTTAATCTTCTGTGGTCCCAATGAAATTGGCCATTTCTTCTGTGATTCCTTCCCAATGATGAAACTCTCCTGCAGTGACACTCatctgactggacttttaacgtccATTGTGGCTTGCATATGCTCACTGCCTCCGTTTCTATTAACCATGACATCCTATATTTATATCATTACCtccatcctgagaatcccttccagCACTGGAAGAAAGAAGAcattttccacctgctcctctcaccttATTGTGGTTACAATTTTCTATGGGTCGATACTGATTGTGTATGTGCTTCCGCATAGCAACAGACTGAAGGACTTTaacaaagtcttctctgtctttTACACCATCCTGACTCCCATGGTCAATCcactcatctacagcctgagaaacaaggaAGTAAAGGAGGCCCTGAGGAAAGCTTTCAATAAATGTATGGATTTTAAGACACTGCAGAAAATTCAGATTGCTTCAAGCTAG